A single region of the Branchiostoma lanceolatum isolate klBraLanc5 chromosome 1, klBraLanc5.hap2, whole genome shotgun sequence genome encodes:
- the LOC136428391 gene encoding LOW QUALITY PROTEIN: WD repeat-containing protein 3-like (The sequence of the model RefSeq protein was modified relative to this genomic sequence to represent the inferred CDS: substituted 1 base at 1 genomic stop codon) — protein sequence MPVTKQYLRYVPASMWGVVASPKAPVVQLCLRGVKGRYVAVAAVEHVFIWDLRMGEKLIVLKGGKFEVTGLAASPDNLHIAVGYHDGSVQVFSLVTGEVVVVFSGHKAAVTTLSYDTSGMRLASGSKDTDVIVWDIVNESGLYRLKGHKGVITHCHFLKGRNFLITSSKDTFVKWWDLDTQHCFRTMVGHRTEVWSFAVTADEKRLITGSGDSELRVWDIQYKEQRQEEEEPAAKKARQEMEEEEGEEEEEEPQEDRLVSTSQVGSLLRKGRGRVVSMTLDPTGSILSCHGPDSLLELFRISTEEEIQTKLKKKQKKLRKKLKXAGDQGGDQEVPEVFRTLDDEIQRLCNVSAASKVKSCDLQLDSNGQLKAFLLLHDNSMETITVLTNEKKPEASGKSRLLLPGHRSDVRTVAFSSDNIAMVTGSAETVKLWNRSTQQCIRTMPSGYVLCSTFAPGDQQVIVGTKAGKLQIFDIGSGSLLQSVDAHQGALWSIAVSPDKRSLVSGGADKLVKFWDFELINDEKFSSTSKRLSVSHARSLQCDEDVLGVKYSPDHRLLAVALLDNTVKVFYADTLKFFLSLYGHKLPVLAMDISTDGSLLATGSADRNVKLWGLDFGDCHKSIFAHDDSIMCVQFLPRTHMFFSAGKDGQVKQWDADNFQHILTLEGHQAEVWCMAVSPNGDYVVTGSHDKSLRLWQRTQEPLILEEERETEREKEFEQTLAKGEQPAVPGETSGEAGMAGKKSVETVKAAERVMEAVEIYKEETARLEEHRRECEALHKQVPGPPPHPMLLAHGNATPLRFVLEVIKKVRSSELEEALLVLPFSCVIDLLKLLNDFLTEGWEVELTCRCLFFLLRIHQGALTSNQVLLPVMDNLRKNTQDRVQQIRDVVGFNLAGLQFLQREMEARDDVTFFADATERFQERKRKKRRKERAVLAIRT from the exons ATGCCGGTGACTAAACAGTACCTCCGCTATGTTCCGGCCTCCATGTGGGGTGTGGTCGCCAGCCCCAAGGCCCCCGTGGTTCAGCTCTGTCTGCGCGGTGTGAAGGGACGATACGTAGCAGTGGCTGCCGTCGAGCATGTCTTCATCTGGGACCTACGGATGGGAGAGAAG CTGATTGTGCTGAAAGGCGGGAAGTTTGAGGTCACAGGTCTGGCTGCTAGTCCAGATAACCTGCACATCGCGGTCGG GTACCATGACGGCTCGGTGCAGGTGTTCAGCCTCGTGACGGGGGAAGTTGTAGTCGTGTTCAGCGGACACAAAGCGGCCGTCACCACGCTTAGTTACGACACCAGTGGCATGAGACTGGCctcagggtcaaag GACACAGATGTGATCGTGTGGGACATTGTTAACGAGTCGGGTCTCTACAGACTGAAGGGGCACAAAGGTGTGATCACCCACTGCCACTTTCTTAAAGGCAGAAACTTTCTCATCACAAG CTCTAAGGACACGTTTGTGAAGTGGTGGGACCTGGACACTCAGCACTGCTTCAGGACAATGGTCGGACATCGCACGGAGGTTTGGAGCTTCGCTGTGACTGCCGACGAAAAGAGACTGATTACAGGGAGCGGCGATAGTGAGCTCAGGGTGTGGGACATCCAGTACaaggaacag AGGCAGGAAGAAGAGGAGCCTGCTGCTAAGAAAGCTCGTCAGGAGATggaagaggaggagggggaggaggaggaggaggaaccaCAGGAAGAC AGACTAGTGAGCACCTCCCAGGTCGGCTCACTCCTCAGGAAGGGGAGGGGCAGGGTCGTGTCCATGACCCTCGACCCAACCGGCTCCATCCTCTCATGCCAC GGCCCAGATTCCCTGTTGGAGCTCTTCAGGATCAGCACAGAGGAGGAAATACAGACAAAactcaaaaagaaacaaaagaagctCAGAAAAAAGCTCAAGTAA GCGGGGGACCAGGGGGGGGACCAGGAGGTACCGGAGGTGTTCCGGACACTGGACGACGAGATTCAGCGGCTCTGTAACGTTTCAGCCGCTAGCAAGGTCAAGTCATGTGACCTGCAACTGGACAGCAATGGACAGCTGAAG GCATTCCTACTTCTCCATGACAACTCCATGGAGACCATCACAGTTCTGACCAATGAGAAGAAGCCTGAGGCGAGCGGGAAGTCGCGTCTGCTGTTGCCGGGACACCGGAGCGATGTGCGGACCGTGGCCTTCAGCAGCGACAACATCGCCATGGTTACGGGCTCCGCGGAGACAGTCAAACTCTGGAACAG GTCCACCCAGCAGTGCATCAGAACCATGCCATCAGGCTACGTCCTGTGCTCGACCTTCGCCCCCGGAGACCAACAGGTCATCGTCGGGACAAAG GCAGGGAAGCTGCAGATATTTGACATTGGTTCTGGCAGTCTGCTGCAATCTGTGGATGCCCACCAGGGGGCGCTGTGGTCCATTGCAGTTTCTCCGGACAAG AGAAGTCTTGTGTCCGGGGGTGCAGACAAGCTGGTGAAGTTTTGGGACTTCGAGCTGATCAACGATGAGAAGTTTTCCTCCACAAG TAAGCGGCTGAGCGTCAGCCATGCCCGCTCCCTGCAGTGTGATGAGGATGTCCTCGGAGTCAAGTATAGCCCGGATCACAGGCTCCTCGCTGTGGCCCTCCTGGACAACACAGTCAAAGTCTTCTACGCAGACACACTGAAG TTTTTCTTGTCACTCTATGGTCACAAGCTCCCAGTCTTAGCAATGGACATTTCCACG GATGGGAGCCTGCTGGCGACTGGCTCTGCCGACAGGAACGTCAAACTCTGGGGGCTGGATTTTGGGGACTGCCACAAGTCGATCTTCGCTCATGATGACAG catcaTGTGCGTGCAGTTCCTGCCCAGGACCCACATGTTCTTCAGTGCCGGGAAGGATGGGCAAGTTAAACAGTGGGACGCCGACAACTTCCAGCACATCCTGACGCTAGAGGGGCATCAGGCCGAGGTCTGGTGCATGGCTGTCAGCCCTAACGGGGACTATGTG GTAACAGGCTCCCATGACAAGTCCCTGCGGCTGTGGCAGAGAACTCAGGAGCCGCTGATCCTGGAGGAGGAGAGAGAAACGGAGCGAGAGAAGGAGTTCGAGCAGACTCTGGCCAAGGGGGAGCAGCCAGCT GTTCCTGGTGAGACGTCCGGAGAAGCAGGGATGGCCGGCAAGAAAAGCGTGGAAACAGTCAAGGCT GCGGAGAGAGTTATGGAAGCCGTGGAGATTTACAAGGAGGAGACGGCGAGACTAGAGGAGCACCGACGGGAGTGTGAGGCTCTGCATAAACAG GTCccaggcccccctccccaccccatgCTGCTGGCCCACGGGAACGCAACA CCTTTGAGGTTTGTGTTGGAAGTTATCAAGAAAGTTCGATCAAG TGAGCTAGAGGAGGCCCTGCTTGTCCTGCCCTTCTCGTGTGTCATCGACCTTCTCAAACTGCTGAACGACTTCCTGACTGAAGGCTGGGAGGTCGAGCTCACCTGCAGATGCCTCTTCTTCTTACTCAG GATCCACCAGGGGGCGCTCACGTCTAACCAGGTCCTGCTGCCTGTCATGGACAACCTGAGGAAGAACACCCAGGACAGGGTCCAGCAGATCAGG gATGTTGTTGGCTTCAACCTTGCCGGTCTCCAGTTTCTGCAGAGAGAGATGGAGGCCCGTGATGACGTCACCTTCTTTGCTGACGCCACGGAAAGATTTCAGGAAcgaaagaggaagaagaggagaaaAGAAAGAGCAGTTTTAGCCATTAGAACATAA